The Leguminivora glycinivorella isolate SPB_JAAS2020 chromosome 1, LegGlyc_1.1, whole genome shotgun sequence genome includes a region encoding these proteins:
- the LOC125231385 gene encoding putative uncharacterized protein DDB_G0271974, with amino-acid sequence MPRHRKKSRRHAKKRDTSSSSSVSSTSSSSSSDSATSSSSSEHASRKRRKRGRKRSPTLPHQVLTSSRSNS; translated from the exons ATGCCACGCCATCGGAAAAAGTCGAGGCGCCACGCAAAGAAACGTGACACTAGCTCAAGCTCGTCAGTATCGAGCACATCGTCTAGCTCGTCCTCGGACTCGGCAACTTCAAGCTCCAGCAGTGAACATGCCTCAAGAAAAAGAAGGAAACGTGGCCGTAAGAGATCGCCAACT CTTCCGCATCAGGTCCTAACGAGTTCCAGGAGTAACTCGTGA